A genomic window from Pantoea alhagi includes:
- the glgX gene encoding glycogen debranching protein GlgX, whose translation MSNDQPFEITTGHSHQLGANFDGEGVNFAIFSAHAERVELCLYDQDGKTEIARLDLPEYTHEIWHGYVPGLKPGALYGYRVYGPYDPENGHRFNPNKLLIDPYARELVGDVEWNEAHFAYDLLHEDKDLTFDTRDSGPFTPKCRVIDPNEFDWQDTNRPTIAWPNTIVYEAHVKGFTQLNPALPPELRGNFEGMGHKVSVDYIKSLGITSVELLPIHWFPDDQHLLEKGLKNFWGYNSLAFFAPASRYYGPKGIQGFRDMVRAFHDAGIEVILDVVYNHTAEGNELGPTLSFKGIDNFSYYRTLPDQHRYYINDTGTGNTVNTSHPRVLQMVMDSLRYWAETMHIDGFRFDLGTILGREPEGFDQRGGYFDAVMQDPVLSKLKLIGEPWDIGPGGYQVGGFPPGWAEWNDKYRDTVREYWKGDNVSTDFAARLLGSGDLYDLRGRRPWASVNFITAHDGFTLNDLVSYNEKHNDDNGEDNNDGHNDNRSYNYGVEGPTDDEGINAVRERQKRNFLATLFFSHGTPMLLAGDEFGRSQMGNNNGYCQDSEISWVHWENLPESAEALREFTRQVIALRSKQPLLRRESWRDGMDIKWFNAGGGFQQPEQWDEGSTLGVYLGRSDLQQEEGIWHDVLILLNPFEGNVPFLIPQFGEGGWVLELSTSDTDRRGLVITREKEFELEGRSIVLFRRP comes from the coding sequence ATGTCAAACGATCAGCCTTTTGAAATCACGACGGGGCATAGCCACCAGCTTGGGGCTAATTTTGATGGCGAGGGCGTCAACTTCGCTATTTTCTCTGCGCATGCCGAACGCGTTGAGCTGTGCCTGTACGATCAAGATGGCAAAACAGAAATTGCCCGGCTGGATCTGCCGGAGTATACCCATGAGATTTGGCATGGTTATGTCCCGGGCCTGAAGCCTGGCGCACTGTATGGTTATCGCGTTTATGGACCTTACGATCCCGAAAACGGTCACCGCTTTAATCCCAACAAGTTACTGATCGATCCCTACGCGCGCGAACTGGTGGGCGATGTTGAGTGGAATGAAGCGCATTTTGCTTACGATCTGCTGCATGAAGACAAAGATTTAACCTTTGACACGCGCGACAGCGGCCCTTTTACGCCGAAGTGCCGGGTGATCGATCCCAATGAATTCGACTGGCAGGACACCAATCGCCCGACCATCGCCTGGCCAAATACGATTGTGTATGAAGCCCATGTAAAAGGCTTTACCCAGCTTAATCCCGCCCTGCCGCCTGAACTGCGCGGCAACTTTGAAGGGATGGGGCACAAGGTTTCAGTGGATTACATTAAAAGCCTGGGGATTACTTCCGTTGAACTGCTGCCGATCCACTGGTTCCCGGACGATCAGCATCTGCTTGAGAAAGGCCTGAAAAATTTCTGGGGCTATAACTCCCTCGCCTTCTTTGCGCCTGCCTCACGCTATTACGGTCCGAAGGGCATTCAGGGGTTCCGCGATATGGTGCGTGCGTTCCACGATGCCGGTATCGAAGTGATCCTTGACGTAGTTTATAACCACACGGCGGAAGGGAATGAGCTCGGCCCTACGCTCTCTTTCAAAGGCATCGATAACTTTTCCTATTACCGCACCCTGCCCGACCAGCATCGCTATTACATCAACGATACCGGTACCGGTAATACCGTAAATACTTCGCATCCGCGCGTGCTGCAAATGGTAATGGATTCGCTGCGCTACTGGGCAGAAACCATGCATATTGACGGTTTCCGCTTCGATCTTGGCACCATTCTGGGACGCGAGCCGGAAGGCTTCGATCAGCGCGGCGGCTATTTCGATGCGGTTATGCAGGACCCGGTGCTCTCAAAGCTGAAGCTGATCGGCGAACCCTGGGATATCGGCCCCGGCGGCTATCAGGTTGGCGGCTTTCCGCCCGGCTGGGCAGAGTGGAATGACAAATATCGCGATACGGTGCGCGAATACTGGAAAGGCGATAACGTCTCAACCGATTTCGCCGCCCGACTGCTTGGCTCCGGCGATCTTTACGATTTGCGAGGCCGCCGTCCCTGGGCCAGCGTCAACTTTATTACCGCCCATGACGGTTTTACGCTGAACGATTTGGTTTCATATAACGAAAAGCACAACGACGATAACGGCGAGGATAACAACGACGGCCATAACGATAACCGCTCTTATAATTACGGTGTCGAAGGACCAACGGATGATGAGGGCATCAATGCGGTGCGCGAACGCCAGAAGCGTAACTTCCTCGCTACCCTGTTCTTTTCCCACGGCACGCCAATGCTGCTGGCAGGCGACGAGTTTGGCCGCAGCCAGATGGGTAACAATAACGGTTATTGCCAGGACAGCGAGATCTCCTGGGTACACTGGGAAAACCTGCCGGAAAGCGCCGAGGCGCTGCGCGAGTTTACCCGTCAGGTGATTGCGTTGCGTAGCAAACAGCCGCTGCTGCGCCGCGAAAGCTGGCGCGACGGCATGGATATTAAATGGTTTAACGCCGGCGGCGGCTTCCAGCAGCCTGAACAGTGGGACGAAGGATCGACGCTGGGCGTCTATCTGGGGCGCTCCGATCTGCAGCAGGAAGAAGGCATTTGGCACGATGTTCTGATTTTGCTCAACCCGTTTGAAGGTAATGTACCGTTCCTTATCCCACAGTTTGGCGAAGGCGGCTGGGTGCTGGAGCTTTCCACCTCCGATACCGACCGGCGTGGACTGGTGATTACGCGTGAAAAGGAATTTGAACTGGAAGGCCGCAGTATCGTGTTGTTCAGAAGGCCGTAG
- the treY gene encoding malto-oligosyltrehalose synthase: protein MTFDRAAGLVPYLKRLGISHLYASPVFTATSDSTHGYDVTDANEIDPVLGGRAGFDRMVKALQEAGLGLILDIVPNHMAASLENAWWRDVIEHGENSRYARYFDIDWSRRLTLPFLGDTFEAVLEKGEISVKADPKTGKPALAYYESFYPLTPESWQGREEEVLRLTDKAEIAKLHERQPWRLMSWRDAPRDLSYRRFFEITGLAGVRVEDPLVFDDSHRLILELVHSGAVDGLRVDHVDGLADPKAYLERLRQQAGPECYITVEKILGKDEQIPADWPISGTTGYEFIESLSDVLVDGENIRLLRKAYDEVTGKPVNMAAELRSAKLLMTDRNFAGEFSTLLRLSMEIASIDNVAQEEQAVRAALRELLIAFPVYRTYGTAEGLPAESNEMLQRVAEKVRTSASAPAPEALDFLVRILCGEVSQQANEVAAQFRTRFQQLTGPLMAKSVEDTLFFRQNMELALNEVGAEPIPRAFSLDRFHSEMQTRLERQPDALSGTSTHDTKRGEDARARLYTLTEAPERWAECVARWRQMNRSKISVLEDGPAPKPAVEWMLYQALAGVWPPTLHPQDEAGLQALETRFLAFVEKALREAKLRTDWADSNDAYENAVLDYVRHLLSPANQAFLQDFTEALQPFIHAGLVNSLTQTIIKLTAPGVPDIYQGSEALNFSLVDPDNRREPDFATLDAMLNGHETPESASEESWLSGRLKQHIIARLLHLRQQAPALFRRGEYLPLSTSGQRAENVIAFARVENDDALIVIAPRLVFSSLDGGLAQPQPQRWLETEIALPERLANRRYRDILSGEFVSPADRLSLETVACSSSLILVSA, encoded by the coding sequence ATGACGTTTGATCGTGCCGCTGGTCTGGTGCCCTATCTCAAGCGACTCGGCATCAGCCATCTGTATGCCTCGCCGGTTTTTACCGCAACGTCTGACTCTACTCACGGCTACGACGTGACTGACGCTAATGAGATCGATCCGGTACTGGGTGGGCGTGCAGGCTTTGACCGTATGGTTAAGGCGCTGCAGGAGGCCGGGCTGGGTCTGATCCTAGATATCGTGCCGAACCATATGGCCGCCTCGCTGGAAAATGCCTGGTGGCGCGATGTGATTGAGCACGGTGAAAACAGCCGCTACGCCCGCTATTTCGACATTGACTGGTCGCGTCGCCTGACGCTGCCTTTCCTGGGCGATACTTTTGAAGCGGTCCTGGAAAAAGGCGAAATCAGCGTCAAAGCCGATCCGAAAACCGGTAAGCCGGCGCTCGCCTATTATGAAAGCTTTTACCCGCTGACGCCGGAAAGCTGGCAGGGCCGCGAAGAAGAGGTGTTGCGGCTTACCGATAAGGCGGAGATCGCTAAGCTGCATGAGCGTCAGCCCTGGCGGCTGATGTCGTGGCGCGATGCGCCGCGCGATCTCTCTTATCGTCGTTTCTTCGAGATCACCGGGCTGGCAGGCGTTCGTGTTGAGGACCCGCTGGTATTTGATGATTCGCACCGGCTGATCCTGGAGCTGGTACATTCCGGCGCGGTTGATGGGCTGCGTGTGGATCATGTGGACGGGCTGGCCGATCCCAAAGCCTATCTTGAACGTCTGCGCCAGCAGGCCGGGCCGGAGTGCTATATCACCGTGGAAAAAATCCTTGGCAAAGATGAGCAGATCCCAGCGGACTGGCCCATCTCTGGCACCACCGGCTATGAATTTATCGAGTCGCTTTCCGATGTGCTGGTGGATGGTGAAAATATCCGTCTGCTGCGTAAAGCCTATGATGAGGTAACAGGCAAGCCGGTGAACATGGCCGCCGAGCTGCGCTCAGCCAAGCTGTTGATGACCGATCGCAATTTTGCCGGTGAATTTTCAACGCTGCTGCGTCTCTCCATGGAGATCGCCAGCATCGATAACGTGGCGCAGGAAGAACAGGCCGTGCGCGCCGCCCTGCGTGAGTTGCTAATCGCTTTCCCGGTTTACCGCACCTACGGCACCGCAGAAGGCCTGCCGGCGGAAAGCAACGAGATGCTGCAACGGGTGGCGGAAAAAGTAAGAACCAGCGCCAGTGCGCCCGCGCCTGAAGCGCTCGATTTCCTGGTGCGCATTTTATGCGGCGAAGTGTCACAGCAAGCTAACGAGGTCGCAGCCCAGTTTCGCACCCGTTTCCAGCAGCTCACGGGCCCGCTGATGGCAAAATCGGTAGAGGATACGCTGTTTTTCCGTCAGAACATGGAGCTGGCGCTAAACGAAGTGGGCGCTGAGCCAATCCCGCGCGCTTTCTCGCTCGATCGCTTCCACAGCGAAATGCAAACGCGGCTTGAACGGCAGCCCGATGCGCTTTCCGGCACCTCAACCCATGACACCAAACGCGGCGAAGATGCCCGCGCCCGGCTCTATACGCTGACTGAAGCGCCAGAGCGCTGGGCCGAATGCGTTGCCCGCTGGCGGCAGATGAACCGTTCAAAAATCAGCGTGCTGGAAGATGGCCCGGCCCCGAAACCCGCCGTGGAATGGATGCTTTATCAGGCGCTGGCTGGCGTCTGGCCGCCAACGCTGCATCCGCAAGACGAGGCAGGTCTGCAGGCGCTGGAAACACGTTTCCTTGCTTTTGTTGAAAAGGCGCTGCGGGAAGCGAAGCTGCGCACCGACTGGGCCGACAGCAATGATGCCTATGAGAACGCGGTGCTGGACTATGTTCGACATCTGCTTTCACCGGCTAATCAGGCCTTCCTGCAGGACTTTACCGAGGCGCTACAGCCTTTTATTCATGCTGGCCTGGTCAATAGTCTTACTCAAACCATTATCAAACTGACCGCGCCGGGCGTGCCGGATATTTATCAGGGCAGCGAAGCGCTGAACTTCAGCCTGGTGGATCCCGATAACCGCCGCGAACCTGACTTTGCGACACTTGACGCCATGCTGAACGGCCATGAAACGCCGGAGTCCGCATCGGAAGAGAGCTGGTTAAGCGGTCGCTTAAAGCAGCATATCATTGCGCGCCTGCTGCATCTTCGTCAGCAGGCTCCTGCGCTGTTTCGCCGGGGTGAATATCTGCCGCTTTCCACCAGCGGTCAGCGGGCAGAGAACGTTATCGCCTTCGCCCGGGTGGAAAATGATGATGCGCTGATTGTTATCGCACCGCGCCTGGTTTTCAGCAGCCTTGATGGCGGTCTGGCCCAGCCGCAGCCACAGCGCTGGCTGGAAACGGAAATTGCCCTGCCCGAGCGCCTCGCTAACCGTCGTTACCGGGACATCCTGAGCGGAGAATTTGTCTCGCCAGCCGACCGCTTAAGCCTGGAGACGGTGGCCTGTAGTTCGTCTCTCATACTGGTAAGCGCATGA
- the treZ gene encoding malto-oligosyltrehalose trehalohydrolase, with translation MESKSFRKSWGAEYVAADTVRFRLWAPGQQTITLRIDGHDREMNASGDGWFELQANNIAPGTEYNFVLADGMVVPDPASRAQKEDVNGPSLVIDPMRYAWQNSAWQGRPWEESVVYEMHIGTFTPQGTFQAAIEKLPRLAELGITMIEVLPVSQFGGNRGWGYDGVLLYAPHSAYGTPDDFKAFIDAAHGHGLSVMLDIVLNHFGPEGNYLPLLAPAFFHKERMTPWGAGIAYDVDAARRYIVEAPLYWLKEFNLDGLRFDAIDQIEDNSEKHALIEIAERIRTEITDRPVHLTTEDSRNVIFLHPREQDGSVPLFTGEWNDDFHNAVHVMATGETHAYYQDFANEPEKLVARILTEGFAYQGEVSVQSGQPRGVSSSSQPPVAFVDFIQNHDQVGNRAQGERLIELAGVERTKVMFATLLLSPHIPLLFMGEEYGETNPFLFFTDFHGDLAKAVREGRAREFEGHAGHEGESVPDPNAETTFAASKLDWQKRESEQGKAWLALTRELLALRQQHIVPLLANAGGNAGKVIKTAEGFVAVSWSFPAGTLSLAFNIGATTQPLPDLPGETLFAWPQASAELPQNSMIVRLAPGDTE, from the coding sequence ATGGAGTCCAAATCATTTCGTAAGAGTTGGGGCGCCGAATATGTGGCTGCCGATACAGTGCGTTTTCGTCTTTGGGCACCCGGCCAGCAGACGATAACCCTGAGGATTGACGGCCATGACCGCGAGATGAATGCAAGCGGCGACGGCTGGTTTGAACTACAGGCTAATAATATTGCGCCCGGCACGGAATATAATTTCGTTCTTGCCGATGGCATGGTGGTGCCGGATCCGGCATCCCGCGCTCAGAAAGAGGATGTTAACGGTCCTTCTCTGGTTATTGATCCCATGCGTTATGCCTGGCAAAACAGCGCCTGGCAGGGGCGTCCGTGGGAAGAGTCCGTGGTCTATGAGATGCATATCGGCACCTTCACGCCACAGGGTACGTTCCAGGCTGCCATTGAGAAGCTACCCCGGCTGGCCGAACTGGGTATTACCATGATTGAGGTGCTGCCCGTTTCGCAGTTCGGCGGCAACCGTGGCTGGGGCTATGACGGGGTGCTGCTTTACGCGCCGCATTCGGCATATGGCACGCCGGATGACTTCAAGGCCTTTATCGACGCCGCTCATGGTCATGGACTTTCAGTGATGCTGGATATTGTTCTGAACCACTTTGGTCCCGAAGGCAACTATCTGCCGTTGCTGGCCCCGGCATTCTTTCATAAAGAGCGGATGACGCCCTGGGGCGCGGGTATTGCGTATGACGTTGATGCCGCTCGTCGTTATATCGTTGAAGCGCCGCTCTACTGGCTGAAAGAGTTTAACCTTGACGGCCTGCGCTTCGATGCTATCGATCAAATCGAAGATAATTCTGAAAAGCATGCGCTGATTGAAATTGCCGAGCGTATTCGCACCGAAATTACCGACCGCCCTGTCCATCTCACAACCGAGGATAGCCGCAACGTTATTTTCCTGCATCCGCGCGAACAGGATGGCTCCGTGCCGCTGTTTACCGGCGAATGGAATGATGACTTCCATAATGCGGTTCATGTTATGGCGACCGGTGAGACGCATGCCTACTACCAGGATTTCGCCAACGAGCCGGAAAAACTGGTGGCACGTATCCTCACGGAAGGTTTCGCTTATCAGGGCGAAGTCTCTGTGCAGTCGGGCCAGCCGCGCGGCGTTAGCAGCAGCAGCCAGCCGCCGGTTGCCTTTGTGGACTTTATTCAAAACCACGATCAGGTCGGCAACCGCGCTCAGGGCGAAAGGCTGATTGAACTGGCTGGCGTTGAGCGCACTAAAGTGATGTTCGCCACGCTGCTGCTCTCGCCACATATTCCGCTGCTGTTTATGGGCGAAGAGTATGGCGAGACCAATCCATTCCTGTTTTTCACCGATTTCCATGGCGATCTCGCTAAAGCGGTGCGCGAAGGCCGTGCCAGAGAGTTTGAGGGCCACGCGGGCCATGAAGGTGAAAGCGTACCCGATCCCAACGCCGAAACCACGTTTGCAGCCTCAAAGCTGGACTGGCAGAAACGGGAAAGCGAGCAAGGTAAAGCCTGGCTGGCGCTTACCCGTGAGCTGTTAGCGCTGCGCCAGCAGCATATCGTGCCGCTTCTGGCCAACGCGGGCGGTAATGCGGGCAAGGTGATCAAGACAGCAGAGGGCTTTGTCGCTGTGAGCTGGTCTTTCCCCGCAGGCACGCTGTCGCTGGCGTTTAATATTGGCGCAACCACGCAGCCGCTGCCCGACCTGCCCGGCGAAACCCTGTTTGCCTGGCCGCAGGCGTCAGCGGAGCTGCCGCAGAATTCGATGATTGTCCGCCTTGCTCCAGGAGATACAGAGTGA
- the rfbD gene encoding dTDP-4-dehydrorhamnose reductase, with amino-acid sequence MRVLLTGAYGQLGRSLLDRFPADWILLACGSAELDITNQAAVDRIVRRFQPQVIMNAAAYTAVDKAETDRIRAMKINAIGPENLARAARDNGAQLIHISTDYVFDGTKTTPYVESDVPCPVNFYGLSKWEGEKRVQAILPRAIIVRTSWVFSEHGNNFVKTMLRLAQTQQTLRVVNDQRGCPTYAGDLAQAMITLATDANAAGIYHYCGDKAVSWYEFALTIFNLFGNEYPALRSIEVCPISTAAFKQQACRPINSVMQSERTASQASCWDKALGMVMSA; translated from the coding sequence ATGCGCGTATTGTTAACCGGCGCTTACGGCCAGCTGGGCCGGAGCCTGCTGGACCGCTTTCCTGCCGACTGGATTTTACTGGCCTGCGGTTCAGCCGAGCTGGATATTACCAACCAGGCGGCAGTAGACCGCATTGTTCGTCGTTTTCAGCCCCAGGTGATTATGAATGCTGCTGCTTACACGGCGGTGGATAAGGCGGAGACCGATCGCATCCGCGCAATGAAAATTAATGCGATTGGCCCGGAAAATCTGGCACGCGCTGCGCGTGATAATGGCGCCCAGCTGATCCATATTTCTACCGATTACGTTTTTGACGGCACCAAAACCACGCCCTATGTTGAAAGCGACGTTCCCTGCCCGGTTAACTTTTACGGCTTAAGCAAATGGGAAGGCGAAAAGCGCGTGCAGGCGATACTGCCCCGCGCCATTATCGTTCGCACCTCATGGGTGTTTAGCGAACATGGCAACAACTTTGTTAAGACTATGCTGCGTCTGGCGCAAACTCAGCAAACGCTTCGTGTCGTGAACGATCAGCGCGGCTGCCCGACCTACGCGGGCGATCTGGCGCAGGCGATGATCACGCTGGCTACCGATGCGAATGCGGCGGGAATTTATCACTACTGCGGCGATAAGGCGGTCAGCTGGTATGAGTTCGCACTGACTATATTCAACCTCTTCGGCAATGAGTATCCTGCGCTGCGCTCGATTGAAGTCTGCCCGATATCCACTGCGGCCTTTAAACAACAGGCGTGCCGCCCGATCAACTCCGTGATGCAAAGCGAAAGAACTGCGTCTCAGGCCTCCTGTTGGGATAAGGCGCTGGGCATGGTGATGTCAGCCTGA
- the rfbC gene encoding dTDP-4-dehydrorhamnose 3,5-epimerase — protein MKVINTRICDVKIIQPAVYGDARGFFLETFEKKRYQQLLDIKLEFVQDNYSRSGKNVLRGLHFQKTQPQGKLVRVVRGEVFDVAVDIRPDSPTFGQWEGVILSEENKTQLWIPPGLAHGFLVLSDIADFEYKCTDYYNPQDEACLLWNDPCINIDWPVKDPLLSEKDKKGLPLTELLPCAYC, from the coding sequence ATGAAGGTAATCAATACGCGTATTTGTGATGTAAAAATTATTCAGCCCGCCGTCTATGGCGATGCGCGCGGCTTCTTTCTGGAGACCTTCGAAAAAAAACGCTATCAGCAGCTGCTGGATATAAAGCTGGAGTTTGTGCAGGACAACTATTCCCGCTCCGGTAAAAACGTTTTGCGCGGCCTGCATTTTCAAAAAACGCAGCCGCAGGGCAAGCTGGTGCGCGTGGTACGCGGCGAAGTGTTTGACGTCGCCGTGGATATTCGCCCGGATTCACCCACCTTTGGCCAGTGGGAAGGCGTTATTCTTTCCGAAGAGAATAAGACGCAGCTCTGGATCCCACCCGGCCTGGCGCACGGTTTCCTGGTGCTCTCTGATATTGCGGATTTTGAATATAAATGTACCGATTACTACAACCCACAAGATGAAGCCTGTCTGCTGTGGAATGACCCCTGCATAAATATTGACTGGCCGGTGAAAGATCCGTTGCTGTCGGAAAAAGATAAAAAAGGTTTACCTCTTACGGAGTTGTTGCCATGCGCGTATTGTTAA
- the rfbA gene encoding glucose-1-phosphate thymidylyltransferase RfbA, which produces MKGIVLAGGTGSRLHPVTCGVSKQLLPVYDKPMIYYPLSVLMLAGIQEILVITTPEDLPAFQRLLGDGSRFGIQLQFAVQPKPEGLAQAFIIGEDFLAGEGCALVLGDNIFFGQSFAKKLEEVSARDSGATVFGYQVMDPERFGVVEFNKQFQAISLEEKPSQPKSNYAVTGLYFYDRQVCTMAKQVKPSARGELEITTLNQMYLEDGLLSVEVLGRGFAWLDTGTHDSLLEASHFIHTIEKRQGFKVACLEEIAWRKGWLSAGQLRERANYLNKTQYGSYLHQLLVEA; this is translated from the coding sequence ATGAAAGGTATCGTACTCGCTGGCGGCACAGGCTCGCGCCTGCATCCGGTCACCTGCGGCGTATCCAAGCAGTTGCTGCCTGTGTATGACAAGCCGATGATCTATTATCCGCTTTCCGTGCTGATGCTGGCGGGCATTCAGGAGATTCTGGTGATCACTACGCCAGAAGATCTCCCGGCTTTCCAGCGACTGCTGGGCGACGGCAGCCGTTTCGGTATTCAGTTGCAGTTTGCCGTTCAGCCGAAACCTGAAGGGCTGGCACAGGCGTTTATTATCGGCGAGGACTTTCTTGCCGGTGAAGGCTGTGCGCTGGTACTGGGTGACAACATCTTCTTCGGGCAAAGCTTCGCCAAAAAGCTGGAAGAAGTGAGCGCGCGTGACAGCGGTGCAACGGTTTTCGGCTATCAGGTGATGGATCCGGAGCGCTTTGGCGTGGTGGAATTCAATAAACAGTTTCAGGCGATCTCGCTGGAAGAGAAGCCGAGCCAGCCGAAGTCCAACTATGCGGTGACCGGCCTCTATTTTTATGACCGGCAGGTTTGCACGATGGCGAAGCAGGTAAAACCTTCCGCGCGCGGCGAACTGGAGATTACCACGCTTAACCAGATGTATCTGGAAGATGGCCTGCTGTCGGTAGAAGTGCTGGGACGCGGTTTCGCCTGGCTTGATACCGGCACCCATGACAGCCTGCTGGAGGCATCGCATTTTATTCACACCATTGAAAAACGTCAGGGTTTCAAAGTCGCCTGCCTGGAAGAGATAGCCTGGCGTAAGGGCTGGCTAAGCGCCGGCCAGCTGCGCGAGCGGGCCAACTATCTTAACAAAACCCAGTACGGATCCTATCTGCATCAGTTGCTGGTGGAAGCATGA
- a CDS encoding HNH endonuclease signature motif containing protein gives MRFNYDLLPGEQLTFEEISQRYGQKYPTEKALTFRGLLSPSTSPRQLVIRAVFAHQAENSPLEDLLFVSDDNDRKNYLRRFEHYMHQGQSFLYLRRNDAAGTLWKVMGESRVYAMLDPNGATAQNLLASRGYRLTLMRQQGDDDYWQLYDPKAQPCFNEARTLQFIVVLETPMLPAPAAVIAGQQVGRRVRVKVLQRASQAEFSAAVNARYGGCVITGTTLSESASAPWVEACYIDASENSEGLLADSSVDNGLFLRSDLRRLFISGRLFIDSDQGTVHIRPALQSEDNLHDIYHDIDGKVCALWQCVPPATRERLKKTVRLF, from the coding sequence ATGCGCTTTAATTATGACTTGTTACCAGGGGAACAGCTGACCTTTGAAGAGATCAGCCAGCGCTACGGGCAAAAATATCCAACGGAAAAGGCGCTGACCTTTCGTGGCTTATTAAGCCCATCCACCAGCCCGCGTCAGCTGGTTATTCGGGCGGTATTTGCCCATCAGGCCGAAAACAGTCCGCTGGAAGATCTGCTGTTTGTTTCTGACGATAACGATCGAAAAAATTATCTGCGCCGCTTTGAGCACTATATGCATCAGGGGCAATCCTTTCTTTATCTCAGGCGCAATGATGCCGCCGGGACGTTATGGAAAGTCATGGGGGAGAGCCGGGTCTATGCGATGCTCGATCCCAACGGGGCAACGGCGCAAAATCTGCTGGCCAGCCGCGGCTATCGGTTGACGCTGATGCGTCAGCAGGGCGATGACGATTACTGGCAGCTTTATGATCCCAAAGCGCAGCCTTGCTTTAACGAGGCGCGCACACTGCAATTTATCGTGGTGCTGGAAACGCCGATGCTGCCTGCGCCTGCCGCGGTGATTGCTGGCCAGCAGGTCGGACGGCGCGTCAGGGTTAAAGTGCTGCAGCGCGCCAGCCAGGCGGAATTCAGCGCGGCGGTTAACGCGCGCTACGGCGGTTGCGTGATTACCGGCACTACGCTTTCAGAGAGCGCTTCTGCTCCCTGGGTTGAAGCCTGTTATATAGACGCCAGCGAAAACAGCGAAGGTCTGCTGGCTGATAGCAGCGTCGACAACGGTCTGTTTTTACGCAGCGACCTGCGGCGACTGTTTATTAGCGGACGATTATTTATCGATAGCGATCAGGGAACGGTGCATATTCGTCCGGCGCTGCAAAGTGAAGATAACCTGCATGACATTTATCATGACATTGATGGCAAAGTCTGCGCGCTTTGGCAATGTGTGCCGCCGGCAACCCGCGAACGGCTAAAGAAAACGGTGCGCCTGTTTTAA
- a CDS encoding RNA polymerase sigma factor FliA — translation MNDLYTADGVMDKHSLWQRYVPLVRHEALRLQVRLPASVELDDLLQAGGIGLLNAVERYDALQGTAFTTYAVQRIRGAMLDELRSRDWAPRSVRRNAREVASAMHQCEQTLGRAASEQEVARQLNVSLEEYRQILLDTNNSQLFSYDEYREEHGDSAELVTEGHEDANPLHQLMEGNLRERVIEAIEALPEREKMVLTLYYQEELNLKEIGAVLEVGESRVSQLHSQAIKRLRARLTGAR, via the coding sequence GTGAACGATCTCTATACCGCTGATGGCGTGATGGACAAACACTCGCTGTGGCAGCGATACGTACCGCTGGTGCGCCATGAGGCGCTACGTCTGCAGGTACGGCTGCCCGCAAGTGTTGAGCTGGATGATTTACTGCAAGCTGGAGGTATCGGGCTGCTGAATGCCGTGGAGCGCTATGACGCGCTGCAGGGTACCGCCTTTACCACCTATGCCGTACAGCGCATACGTGGGGCCATGTTGGATGAGCTACGTAGCCGTGACTGGGCGCCGCGCAGCGTGCGACGCAACGCGCGCGAAGTCGCGTCTGCGATGCATCAGTGTGAACAGACACTGGGGCGTGCCGCATCCGAGCAGGAAGTTGCCAGGCAGTTAAATGTTTCGCTGGAAGAGTATCGACAGATTCTGCTGGATACCAACAACAGCCAGCTTTTTTCCTATGACGAATATCGCGAAGAGCATGGCGATAGTGCGGAACTGGTGACGGAAGGACATGAAGATGCCAATCCGCTTCACCAGCTGATGGAAGGGAATCTGCGTGAACGCGTCATTGAAGCGATCGAGGCATTGCCCGAGCGCGAAAAAATGGTGCTGACACTGTATTACCAGGAAGAGTTGAACCTGAAAGAGATTGGCGCGGTGTTGGAGGTGGGAGAGTCCCGCGTCAGCCAGCTGCACAGTCAGGCGATCAAACGCCTGCGCGCCCGGTTAACGGGAGCGCGCTGA